One window of Dermacentor albipictus isolate Rhodes 1998 colony chromosome 9, USDA_Dalb.pri_finalv2, whole genome shotgun sequence genomic DNA carries:
- the LOC135917964 gene encoding molybdate-anion transporter-like isoform X2: MTSSASTAAATKQPSALSQWHAVIFYFVLVFGDRLQNPYEYKLYYYNKLEQPAIALIYAVGALGGCVADLWGRSLAKRVGWRFSAPLLLALLIQSCMMKKSYELETLMISKLLAKVSVLTLFPLAVGQFTARTRPSDLAIMIGIGFIGIVSGVIGSVLCDVIYFDCFILFRTAAFVLGALFFFHWLAPKPQPIKDLLEPYRSDRVVSVAVLSSEAALWCCSTIVEAFWAPLVNPSNMDVGLLYALYCFFHVFGGCFFRVTRMIQATPRYILTLSCLLAAVGMFFAAAAMPVYPDSVLVVVMAMLAFHFSLGLWGAALRKLRNCTMLSPRNEAYARCVGRAVAAAMLVLRREFDTQYLCGIFTVCCCFVLLSLLPVQSLARWKQKARVIQVLRSMAGHSSTA; the protein is encoded by the exons ATGACGTCGTCTGCGAGTACCGCGGCGGCGACGAAACAACCGTCTGCTCTGTCTCAATGGCACGCCGTCATCTTCTACTTCGTGCTGGTCTTCGGGGATCGCCTGCAGAACCCGTACGAGTACAAGCTCTACTACTACAACAAGCTCGAGCAGCCGGCAATCGCGCTGATCTACGCCGTCGGTGCTCTCGGAGGCTGTGTCGCCGATCTCTGGGGACGTTCCCTGGCAAAGCGCGTCGGCTGGAGGTTCTCGGCGCCCCTGCTGCTGGCACTGCTGATCCAGTCCTGCATGATGAAGAAGAGCTACGAGCTGGAAACACTGATGATCTCCAAGCTTTTGGCCAAG GTGAGCGTGCTCACACTGTTCCCGCTGGCCGTGGGGCAGTTCACCGCCCGCACCAGGCCGTCGGACCTGGCCATCATGATCGGCATCGGCTTCATCGGCATCGTCTCGGGAGTCATCGGCAGCGTGCTCTGCGACGTCATCTACTTCGACTGCTTCATCTTGTTCCGCACCGCGGCCTTCGTTCTGGGCGCCCTCTTCTTCTTCCACTGGCTCGCCCCGAAGCCTCAGCCCATCAAGGACCTCCTGGAGCCGTACCGTTCCGACCGCGTCGTGAGCGTCGCCGTGCTCTCCTCGGAAGCCGCCCTGTGGTGCTGCAGCACCATCGTCGAGGCCTTCTGGGCCCCGCTGGTCAACCCGTCCAACATGGACGTCGGCCTGCTGTACGCGCTCTATTGCTTTTTCCACGTCTTCGGCGGCTGCTTCTTCCGGGTGACCCGCATGATCCAGGCGACGCCGCGCTACATCCTGACCCTGTCGTGCCTGCTGGCCGCCGTGGGCATGTTCTTCGCGGCGGCCGCCATGCCCGTCTACCCGGACTCCGTGCTGGTCGTCGTCATGGCCATGCTGGCCTTCCACTTCTCGCTCGGCCTGTGGGGCGCCGcgctgcgcaagctcaggaactGCACCATGCTGTCGCCCCGGAACGAGGCGTACGCCCGCTGCGTGGGACGCGCGGTCGCGGCCGCCATGCTGGTCCTGAGGCGCGAGTTCGACACCCAGTACCTGTGCGGCATCTTCACGGTCTGCTGCTGCTTCGTcctgctgtcgctgctgcccgTGCAGTCGCTGGCCCGCTGGAAGCAGAAGGCCCGCGTCATCCAGGTGCTCAGGTCGATGGCAGGCCACTCGTCGACAGCTTGA
- the LOC135917964 gene encoding molybdate-anion transporter-like isoform X1: protein MLNEEVCPWCSELLTEGGRLMKCLECEDVSGTGQGPFRAAPKPKAEPEVTPPPGIAMTSSASTAAATKQPSALSQWHAVIFYFVLVFGDRLQNPYEYKLYYYNKLEQPAIALIYAVGALGGCVADLWGRSLAKRVGWRFSAPLLLALLIQSCMMKKSYELETLMISKLLAKVSVLTLFPLAVGQFTARTRPSDLAIMIGIGFIGIVSGVIGSVLCDVIYFDCFILFRTAAFVLGALFFFHWLAPKPQPIKDLLEPYRSDRVVSVAVLSSEAALWCCSTIVEAFWAPLVNPSNMDVGLLYALYCFFHVFGGCFFRVTRMIQATPRYILTLSCLLAAVGMFFAAAAMPVYPDSVLVVVMAMLAFHFSLGLWGAALRKLRNCTMLSPRNEAYARCVGRAVAAAMLVLRREFDTQYLCGIFTVCCCFVLLSLLPVQSLARWKQKARVIQVLRSMAGHSSTA from the exons GCGAAGACGTATCTGGAACCGGCCAGGGGCCATTCCGAGCCGCGCCGAAACCGAAAGCCGAGCCGGAAGTGACGCCACCGCCAGGCATCGCGATGACGTCGTCTGCGAGTACCGCGGCGGCGACGAAACAACCGTCTGCTCTGTCTCAATGGCACGCCGTCATCTTCTACTTCGTGCTGGTCTTCGGGGATCGCCTGCAGAACCCGTACGAGTACAAGCTCTACTACTACAACAAGCTCGAGCAGCCGGCAATCGCGCTGATCTACGCCGTCGGTGCTCTCGGAGGCTGTGTCGCCGATCTCTGGGGACGTTCCCTGGCAAAGCGCGTCGGCTGGAGGTTCTCGGCGCCCCTGCTGCTGGCACTGCTGATCCAGTCCTGCATGATGAAGAAGAGCTACGAGCTGGAAACACTGATGATCTCCAAGCTTTTGGCCAAG GTGAGCGTGCTCACACTGTTCCCGCTGGCCGTGGGGCAGTTCACCGCCCGCACCAGGCCGTCGGACCTGGCCATCATGATCGGCATCGGCTTCATCGGCATCGTCTCGGGAGTCATCGGCAGCGTGCTCTGCGACGTCATCTACTTCGACTGCTTCATCTTGTTCCGCACCGCGGCCTTCGTTCTGGGCGCCCTCTTCTTCTTCCACTGGCTCGCCCCGAAGCCTCAGCCCATCAAGGACCTCCTGGAGCCGTACCGTTCCGACCGCGTCGTGAGCGTCGCCGTGCTCTCCTCGGAAGCCGCCCTGTGGTGCTGCAGCACCATCGTCGAGGCCTTCTGGGCCCCGCTGGTCAACCCGTCCAACATGGACGTCGGCCTGCTGTACGCGCTCTATTGCTTTTTCCACGTCTTCGGCGGCTGCTTCTTCCGGGTGACCCGCATGATCCAGGCGACGCCGCGCTACATCCTGACCCTGTCGTGCCTGCTGGCCGCCGTGGGCATGTTCTTCGCGGCGGCCGCCATGCCCGTCTACCCGGACTCCGTGCTGGTCGTCGTCATGGCCATGCTGGCCTTCCACTTCTCGCTCGGCCTGTGGGGCGCCGcgctgcgcaagctcaggaactGCACCATGCTGTCGCCCCGGAACGAGGCGTACGCCCGCTGCGTGGGACGCGCGGTCGCGGCCGCCATGCTGGTCCTGAGGCGCGAGTTCGACACCCAGTACCTGTGCGGCATCTTCACGGTCTGCTGCTGCTTCGTcctgctgtcgctgctgcccgTGCAGTCGCTGGCCCGCTGGAAGCAGAAGGCCCGCGTCATCCAGGTGCTCAGGTCGATGGCAGGCCACTCGTCGACAGCTTGA
- the LOC135917970 gene encoding uncharacterized protein, with the protein MESRPGWALRSPICRLLGHRTAERPTSLRSLFVGSCLPSVGFTVTQLHDGYCEKPQRDRWSVESRVVIADYATTHDEVDTWVIVLVWSPVHGSWPEQFITAPTELVPMEGCKVHCIPTRDRFLLTSAGAVVFHDWDLDVDDIPRCTKTSSCGVPATDPIARSGTPRRAPHLAHNVRHTCGKGRHGEFHCARIMLDGQY; encoded by the exons GGCACCGCACGGCAGAGCGTCCGACGTCACTTCGCTCGCTCTTTGTCGGCTCCTGTCTCCCGTCCGTCGGCTTCACCGTCACCCAGCTGCACGACGGGTACTGCGAGAAGCCCCAGCGCGATCGGTGGAGTGTTGAGTCGCGCGTCGTCATCGCAGACTACGCGACCACCCACGACGAAGTGGACACCTGGGTCATAGTCCTGGTATGGTCCCCAGTACACGGGAGCTGGCCGGAGCAGTTTATAACGGCGCCAACGGAACTGGTACCCATGGAAGGCTGCAAGGTGCACTGCATTCCGACTCGGGACAGGTTCCTGCTGACCTCCGCCGGTGCGGTCGTGTTTCACGACTGGGACCTGGACGTCGACGACATTCCCAG GTGTACGAAGACATCGTCCTGCGGTGTTCCGGCAACGGATCCAATTGCACGCAGTGGAACTCCACGTCGCGCTCCGCACCTGGCCCACAATGTACGTCACACGTGCGGAAAAGGACGTCACGGAGAGTTCCACTGTGCACGAATTATGCTCGACGGACAATATTGA